From Chiloscyllium punctatum isolate Juve2018m chromosome 39, sChiPun1.3, whole genome shotgun sequence, one genomic window encodes:
- the LOC140464241 gene encoding transmembrane protein 100-like, producing MIEEPLKEMPALATLPEKGSGDCPLPAAAQSLSSQSQLAAATGGAELSCSRCTVPFGLVTLIAGMVVTAVAYSFNSHGSIISGFGLVLLTSGVLLVISSAVCWKVRQCRKRAHRRESQTALMANTGLLV from the coding sequence ATGATAGAGGAGCCGCTGAAGGAGATGCCAGCACTGGCCACTCTCCCAGAGAAGGGCTCGGGGGACTGCCCGCTTCCAGCAGCCGCTCAGTCCCTGAGCAGCCAGAGCCAGCTGGCGGCAGCTACCGGCGGAGCTGAGCTCTCCTGCTCCCGGTGTACTGTGCCCTTTGGCCTGGTCACTCTGATCGCTGGCATGGTGGTCACTGCTGTCGCCTACAGCTTCAACTCGCACGGCTCCATTATCTCCGGCTTCGGGCTGGTGCTGCTGACTTCGGGGGTTCTGCTGGTGATCTCCAGTGCGGTGTGCTGGAAAGTGAGACAGTGCCGAAAGCGGGCTCATAGGAGAGAGAGCCAGACTGCACTGATGGCGAACACAGGATTGTTGGTCTAA